AACCTtatccaacaactcctaatattTACTCCTAATCTTTTAGGACTTGGGAAATTCCTCCCCCTttcgcgtaactttacgcggacgAAGCCACGCTCGGAAACACCGTTCGAGTAGTCGTCCAGGTCGTACTCGAGGAACTCCCGGCTCGGCACCCGGTGGCCCGACGAGCCCATGGTCACCGCGAAGACGAAGACGGCGAGGCAGGCCAGCGCCACGACGACGACAAACATGGTCACGAGGTCGGCGAGGAGGAGCCACGGCAGGCGCCAGAAGGCGGCCACGAAGCCCGCGAGGCCGACCGCGAGGACAGCCACGCCGAGGGCAATCACTGGCCACTGGAGGATCTAGACGCAGGCGTTGTCGGCCTGCGTCGACAGCCAGATGTTGGCGGCGATCACGGGGATGGACAGCAGCGCGGGCACGACGTTGATGGCGGCGACGCCCATGTAGTTGAGCCCCATGGCTTAGCTACCGCTCCTAGTCCTA
Above is a genomic segment from Miscanthus floridulus cultivar M001 chromosome 3, ASM1932011v1, whole genome shotgun sequence containing:
- the LOC136544648 gene encoding protein TORNADO 2-like; this encodes MGLNYMGVAAINVVPALLSIPILQWPVIALGVAVLAVGLAGFVAAFWRLPWLLLADLVTMFVVVVALACLAVFVFAVTMGSSGHRVPSREFLEYDLDDYSNGVSERGFVRANYYNERALSG